One region of Neisseria mucosa genomic DNA includes:
- a CDS encoding AraC family transcriptional regulator: protein METSCLNSQQLVNMVQQGEGGDYLDGSYRFETLCSGISLHGGSLTARKTFQSTRLSEPYIAFVLLLEGSLDFGINRERYRIEAEGGHVLLIACDEEILFSRYLYEGGHTAKLTLKGIDRWLARPQYAGLLQAVYREKVRHWPLDSSLRRLALSSLKGAEHGGLADDLQREADVLQLLAGLWTDFLNRYPYTETAAEPPHPSESFIRLLNQAFDAGAHQVSELADALHISERTLQRRLKESFGTTASEWLRHKHMQYALYALGTDSVSIGEIAYRCGYAHVSSFTKAFREYFGCTPAELRKRGE from the coding sequence ATGGAAACATCCTGTCTTAACAGCCAACAGCTCGTCAACATGGTTCAACAGGGCGAAGGGGGCGACTATTTGGACGGTAGCTACCGTTTTGAAACCTTGTGCAGCGGCATTTCCCTGCACGGTGGCAGCCTGACCGCGCGCAAAACGTTTCAAAGCACGCGCCTGTCGGAGCCTTACATCGCGTTTGTCCTGCTGCTCGAAGGCAGTTTGGATTTCGGCATCAATCGCGAACGTTACCGTATTGAGGCTGAAGGTGGACATGTCCTATTGATTGCGTGCGACGAGGAAATCTTGTTCAGCCGTTATTTGTACGAAGGCGGGCATACGGCGAAACTGACGCTCAAGGGGATAGACCGCTGGCTGGCTCGCCCGCAATATGCGGGTTTGCTGCAGGCGGTTTATCGGGAAAAAGTCAGACATTGGCCGCTGGACAGTAGTTTGCGCCGCCTTGCTTTAAGCAGCTTGAAGGGGGCGGAGCACGGCGGATTGGCGGATGACTTACAGCGTGAAGCGGACGTGTTGCAACTTTTGGCTGGACTATGGACGGATTTTCTCAACCGCTATCCCTATACCGAAACCGCCGCCGAACCGCCTCATCCTTCAGAAAGTTTCATCCGTCTGCTCAACCAGGCATTCGATGCGGGAGCGCACCAAGTATCTGAGCTTGCCGACGCGCTGCATATCAGCGAGCGAACGCTGCAACGCCGCCTGAAAGAATCGTTTGGTACGACGGCGAGCGAGTGGCTGCGGCACAAGCATATGCAATATGCGCTGTATGCTTTGGGTACGGACAGCGTCAGCATAGGCGAAATAGCCTACCGTTGCGGCTACGCCCATGTTTCAAGCTTTACCAAGGCATTTCGCGAATATTTCGGCTGTACGCCGGCAGAGTTGAGAAAACGAGGCGAGTAA
- a CDS encoding leucine--tRNA ligase, which yields MQEHYQPAAIEPAAQKKWDDARIFNVSEDASKPKYYCLSMFPYPSGKLHMGHVRNYTIGDVLSRFKRLNGFNVMQPMGWDAFGMPAENAAMKNNVAPAAWTYDNIEYMKTQLKSLGFAIDWEREVATCKPEYYRWEQWLFTKLFEKGIVYRKNGTVNWDPVDQTVLANEQVIDGRGWRSGALIEKREIPMYYFKITDYAEELLNDLDKLEHWPEQVKTMQRNWIGKSRGMTVRFAVSDDSKQGLEGDYAKFLQVYTTRPDTLMGATYVAVAAEHPLATAAAADKPELQAFIAECKAGSVAEADMATMEKKGVPTDRYVVNPLNGDKLEVWIANYVLWGYGDGAVMAVPAHDERDFEFATKYSLPKKQVIAVGDNAFDANQWQEWYGDKENGVLVNSGDLDGMNFQTAFDAIAAKLQSQDAGEPKTQYRLRDWGISRQRYWGCPIPIVHCEKCGDVPVPADQLPVVLPENVVPDGMGSPLAKMPEFYETTCPSCGGAAKRETDTMDTFMESSWYFFRYMSPKFAEGMVSTEAAKYWGAVDQYIGGIEHAILHLLYARFFTKLMRDEGLVSVDEPFERLLTQGMVVCETYYRENANGSKDWINPADVELTFDDKGRPVSAVLKADGLPVVISGTEKMSKSKNNGVDPQELINAYGADTARLFMMFAAPPEQSLEWSDSGVEGAHRFLRRLWRTVYEYLKQGGAVKAFAGNQDGLSKELKDLRHKLHATTAKVSDDYGRRQQFNTAIAAVMELLNQYDKTDTGDEQGRSVAQEVLETAVRLLWPIVPHICETLWSELNGAKLWEAGWPTVDEAALVKSEIEVMVQVNGKLRGKITVAADASKADLEAAALANEGAVKFMEGKPAKKIIVVPGRLVNIVV from the coding sequence ATGCAAGAACATTACCAGCCCGCCGCCATCGAGCCTGCGGCGCAGAAAAAATGGGATGACGCCCGTATTTTCAACGTCTCCGAAGACGCTTCCAAACCCAAATACTACTGCCTCTCCATGTTCCCTTACCCCAGCGGCAAGCTGCACATGGGGCATGTGCGCAACTACACCATCGGCGACGTATTGAGCCGCTTCAAACGCTTAAACGGCTTCAACGTCATGCAGCCTATGGGTTGGGACGCGTTCGGCATGCCGGCGGAAAATGCGGCGATGAAAAACAACGTCGCCCCCGCCGCTTGGACCTACGACAACATCGAATACATGAAAACCCAGCTCAAAAGCCTGGGTTTTGCGATTGACTGGGAGCGCGAAGTCGCCACCTGCAAACCCGAATACTACCGCTGGGAACAATGGCTGTTTACCAAGCTGTTTGAAAAAGGCATCGTCTATCGCAAAAACGGCACGGTAAACTGGGACCCTGTCGACCAAACCGTCCTTGCCAACGAGCAAGTCATCGACGGACGCGGCTGGCGTTCGGGCGCGTTGATCGAAAAACGCGAAATCCCGATGTATTACTTCAAAATCACGGATTACGCCGAAGAGCTGCTCAACGATTTGGACAAGCTGGAACACTGGCCGGAACAAGTCAAAACCATGCAGCGCAACTGGATTGGCAAATCTCGCGGTATGACCGTGCGCTTCGCCGTTTCAGACGACAGCAAACAAGGTTTGGAAGGCGATTACGCGAAATTCCTGCAAGTTTATACCACCCGTCCCGACACGTTGATGGGCGCGACTTATGTCGCCGTTGCCGCCGAGCATCCGCTGGCAACCGCCGCAGCCGCCGACAAACCCGAATTGCAGGCATTTATCGCCGAATGCAAAGCCGGTTCGGTTGCCGAAGCCGATATGGCGACGATGGAGAAAAAAGGCGTGCCGACCGACCGCTACGTCGTCAACCCGCTCAACGGCGACAAGCTGGAAGTGTGGATTGCCAACTATGTATTGTGGGGCTACGGCGACGGCGCAGTGATGGCGGTTCCGGCACACGACGAACGCGATTTCGAGTTCGCCACCAAATACAGCCTGCCGAAAAAACAGGTCATTGCCGTCGGCGACAACGCATTTGACGCAAACCAATGGCAAGAATGGTACGGCGACAAAGAAAACGGCGTATTGGTCAACAGCGGCGACTTGGACGGCATGAATTTTCAGACGGCATTCGACGCCATTGCCGCCAAACTGCAAAGCCAAGACGCAGGCGAACCGAAAACCCAATACCGCTTGCGCGACTGGGGTATTTCGCGCCAACGCTACTGGGGCTGCCCGATTCCCATCGTCCATTGCGAAAAATGCGGCGACGTACCCGTCCCTGCCGACCAACTGCCCGTCGTCCTGCCCGAAAACGTCGTACCCGACGGCATGGGTTCGCCACTGGCAAAAATGCCCGAATTTTACGAAACCACCTGCCCATCATGCGGCGGCGCGGCGAAACGCGAAACCGACACCATGGACACCTTCATGGAATCGAGCTGGTATTTCTTCCGTTACATGTCGCCCAAGTTCGCAGAAGGCATGGTATCGACTGAAGCCGCGAAATACTGGGGCGCGGTCGACCAATACATCGGCGGTATCGAACACGCGATTCTGCACCTCTTGTACGCGCGCTTCTTCACCAAACTGATGCGCGACGAAGGTTTGGTCAGCGTGGACGAACCGTTCGAACGCCTGCTGACTCAAGGCATGGTCGTCTGCGAAACCTACTACCGCGAAAATGCCAACGGCAGCAAAGACTGGATCAACCCTGCCGATGTCGAATTGACTTTCGACGACAAAGGCCGCCCCGTTTCCGCCGTCCTCAAAGCCGACGGCCTGCCCGTCGTCATCAGCGGTACGGAAAAAATGTCCAAGTCCAAAAACAACGGCGTCGATCCGCAAGAACTGATTAACGCCTACGGCGCGGACACCGCCCGCCTGTTCATGATGTTTGCCGCACCGCCCGAACAGTCCCTCGAATGGAGCGACAGCGGCGTTGAAGGCGCGCACCGCTTCCTGCGCCGTCTGTGGCGTACCGTTTACGAATACCTGAAGCAAGGCGGCGCAGTCAAAGCATTTGCAGGCAACCAAGACGGTTTGTCTAAAGAACTCAAAGACCTGCGCCACAAACTGCACGCCACCACCGCCAAAGTCAGCGACGACTACGGCCGCCGCCAGCAGTTCAACACCGCCATCGCCGCCGTGATGGAACTGCTCAACCAATACGACAAAACCGACACCGGCGACGAACAAGGCCGCTCCGTCGCCCAAGAAGTATTGGAAACCGCCGTACGCCTGTTGTGGCCGATTGTGCCGCACATCTGCGAAACCCTGTGGAGCGAATTGAACGGCGCGAAACTGTGGGAAGCAGGCTGGCCGACAGTCGACGAAGCCGCCTTGGTCAAATCCGAAATCGAAGTGATGGTTCAAGTCAACGGCAAACTGCGCGGCAAAATCACCGTCGCCGCCGACGCCTCCAAAGCCGACCTCGAAGCCGCCGCCCTTGCCAACGAAGGCGCAGTGAAATTCATGGAAGGCAAGCCTGCGAAGAAAATCATCGTCGTACCAGGCAGACTGGTGAACATCGTGGTGTAA
- the dnaJ gene encoding molecular chaperone DnaJ has protein sequence MSNQDFYATLGVARGASDDEIKKAYRKLAMKYHPDRNPGDKEAEEKFKEVQKAYDTLSDKEKRAMYDQYGHAAFEQGMGGGAGGFGGFGGFGGAQGFDFSDIFSQMFGGGGGSGRQQNYQGADLQVGVEITLEDAAKGIKKRINIPTYEECDVCHGSGAKPGTSASTCSTCHGSGTVHVRQAIFQMQQTCPTCHGTGKEIKDPCVKCRGEGRTKTSKTVEVNIPAGIDDGQRIRLSGEGEPGTHGAPAGDLYVNVRVKEHKIFERNGLDLHCELPISFAVAALGGEVEVPTLDGKVKLNIPKETQTGRRMRVKGKGIKSLRSSATGDLYCHVVVETPVNLTDRQKELLEEFEKISTGLDRSQTPRKKSFWDKVGELFD, from the coding sequence ATGAGCAACCAAGATTTTTATGCAACACTCGGCGTGGCGCGCGGTGCGAGCGACGACGAAATCAAAAAAGCCTACCGCAAGCTGGCGATGAAATACCATCCCGACCGCAATCCCGGCGACAAAGAAGCGGAAGAAAAATTTAAAGAAGTTCAAAAAGCCTACGACACCTTGTCCGACAAAGAAAAACGCGCCATGTACGACCAATACGGCCATGCCGCGTTTGAGCAGGGCATGGGCGGCGGCGCGGGCGGATTCGGCGGTTTTGGCGGGTTCGGCGGCGCGCAGGGCTTCGACTTTTCCGACATCTTCAGCCAAATGTTCGGCGGAGGCGGGGGCAGCGGCCGTCAGCAAAACTATCAAGGCGCGGATTTGCAGGTCGGCGTGGAAATCACGTTGGAAGATGCCGCCAAAGGCATCAAAAAACGCATCAACATCCCGACTTACGAAGAATGCGATGTCTGCCACGGCAGCGGTGCAAAACCCGGTACGTCCGCATCAACTTGTTCGACCTGTCACGGTTCCGGCACGGTACACGTCCGCCAAGCTATTTTCCAAATGCAGCAGACTTGTCCGACCTGCCACGGTACAGGCAAGGAAATCAAAGACCCGTGTGTCAAATGTCGTGGCGAAGGCCGCACCAAAACCAGCAAAACCGTTGAGGTCAACATTCCCGCCGGCATCGACGACGGTCAACGCATCCGCTTGAGCGGCGAAGGCGAACCGGGTACGCACGGCGCGCCCGCAGGCGATTTGTACGTCAACGTCCGCGTCAAAGAACACAAAATCTTCGAGCGCAACGGCTTGGATTTACATTGCGAGCTGCCCATCAGTTTCGCCGTCGCAGCCTTGGGCGGCGAAGTCGAAGTTCCGACCTTGGACGGCAAAGTCAAACTGAACATTCCGAAAGAAACGCAAACCGGCCGCCGTATGCGCGTCAAAGGCAAAGGCATCAAATCCCTGCGTTCCAGCGCGACGGGCGATTTGTACTGCCACGTTGTGGTGGAAACGCCGGTCAACCTGACCGACCGCCAGAAAGAGTTGCTGGAAGAGTTCGAAAAAATCTCCACCGGCCTCGACCGCAGCCAAACACCGCGCAAAAAATCGTTCTGGGACAAAGTCGGCGAACTGTTTGACTGA
- a CDS encoding superoxide dismutase, whose protein sequence is MNINNLIRIFGRKVVGEAHTTICCNGNLFLPPSDGGRLGWVALWF, encoded by the coding sequence ATGAACATAAATAATTTGATTCGGATATTCGGGCGGAAGGTCGTGGGCGAAGCCCACACTACGATTTGCTGCAACGGCAACTTGTTCCTTCCCCCGTCCGACGGAGGAAGGTTAGGATGGGTGGCTTTATGGTTCTAG
- a CDS encoding transposase: MYACYTSFGCFEKSVFQNRRLRFYSGLNLNQDKATKPQTVQIVRQGEATPY; the protein is encoded by the coding sequence ATCTACGCTTGCTACACATCCTTCGGATGTTTTGAAAAAAGCGTTTTCCAGAATAGGCGTCTGCGCTTTTATAGTGGATTAAATTTAAATCAGGACAAGGCGACGAAGCCGCAGACCGTACAGATAGTACGGCAAGGCGAGGCAACGCCGTACTGA